The sequence AACGAACCCGCTAATGAAGCATTGCTCAGCAAGGCGAATCAACGGAATTCATCTAAATTGAGACCGGTCGCTCCATTGCGAAAATAGAGAGCCAAAAAGCTGCATAAAACAATGCCCGTTCAAGCATGGTTGAAGTCAGGGTATTACTCTCGTGTAGGAGGCGATACCAAAGTCGGCTATCACCTTCCTGACTCCCTCTTAGTGATACAACTCAGTCGAGGAATAGACTAATACTGTCTACCTTGACCATATATATAATAAGATAGGCAATTAGCTATCTGGATTTGATAGCTTGTATAAAAAGACGGAAAAAGAGCGGATGACATAAATCTGCTAGCGTATAGTCTACCACGGAAGTGGCCGTGAATAGGCTCACCTTTTTATGTTCATGATGCCTTTAATACAGGCTAGGAATCGATATTCATTAACAGACGCAGAGCGAGCGAGATCCACATTGACATGGATGGTGATCGCTTTCAAACTTATATTGTATCACTATGGATATCTACTCGGGATTTACTGGTCCCTATATGCACCAGGATGTAGTATGAAGCTTCAAATGGCTTCATACAAGGTTCAGTGCCTACTTTGGTGAGTAAGCTTGCTTCCGACCACGTGCCAAAGATCAGCATAATAATGAGGTGAGCACCTAATGCCCGAGCCGACGCGTAATTGGAATAGAATTTATTTCGAAACACGTGGTTTCAGTGATGAAGTGAACAAACCAACCTTCTGACGATCGCACGTCGTACGCCCTGCCCACAAGTGTCCATTCAGACTTCGAGATTGGGATCACAGCATTTCTGATAATAATTTATACACCGAATCGACGTATATGCAACCACCAGTCAACTTCCCTCTCATGCACTATGTCCATACGATCAACGACAGGCTGCTATGCATGCAAATCAAAGTGAGTACATACTACAAGATTGTGGTTTGGTTGTTGAACATTGTTCATGTGCTGAAGACGCAAAAAGTGTGACGAGGCGAAACCGAAATGTCTTCGGTAAGTATATCAACTCAACAAAGAGGGGGGCCATTTAAGGGATTCATAGGTGTACGAAAGCCGGGTCTGATTGCGAGTACGAGTATCTAACATGTACCGGACGGTATGCGATACAACGGACAAAGCCGGCTCCAAGACCTCCAAGTGAACAAGTGAAAAAAATCGAAAAAGAGCTACAGGAGACCTATAATGCTCTCGATCTCGTTGGCCCATTCGATTATCCCATGGGCTCTAATCTTCATACGACGTTTCCGAGGAGCACTGCCTGGGACAGTTTAATACAGCAATGTTCATCCGCATCAACGTCATCAGGCAACACTGTATTGCCGCTCGACTCTCTTAAAACATGCGATTATCCACTACTTTCCGCTCCTATTCGGAACTCAGATAACCTCAAACCGACATCAGGGAAGGCAAATCTCATGAACGCTTTGCTCAATCCCACTACAGTCGATTCCCCAATACCATTCGTCAATCCATTTGTGAATACTTCGCACAGAACTCCGAGCTCGCATGATTCACCAAACATAGATCGATGCGAAGCAGAAATAGAGGATATGCGATGTGTCAGGGAGTCATTTTTTTCGCAACAGATTAACCTGAATTCAACAGCAGAAAGCAACAGTCTACCATTTGTCCTACAATCCTGTGAGCCTGCCAATCGTATTCCTTTTACCTGATTAACTCCTACAACAGACGCTAGGTGGATCCCACTTATAATCTTCGATCCGGTAAAAATAGCGCATCAAGTAAAGAAAGTGTTAATTGGCCAATTTATTTCGCCGACCTCCCGGTCTCGGATATTCGTATTTTCTCGTCTAATCAGATCCTTGTCCGAGTCGTGTGTAGAAAGAATaagtttgtaaatagaattatatcaatacaaaacgatagtaaagacagtagtgtgaatagagaaagagaggatgaggtactatacggtcgagtgcacccgtatttatacctttacattatagtcgagtcatctagtatatgactaggtatcgtcgcttgactcgattacatgtatgttccagtacattccagatccttcttgtatttactactatatacatgatatttctacactcccccttaatCAGGCAAGCAAGGATACATGTAAAGAGAAAATATTACATTCATTCAGTCACATTCAATCTCATTCAGGTTTCAGTCTTTCAGTTATACAGCTAATTCTTCATCATTCAGTTTCACTaatccgcttcttcctctttgggTCCTTCAAATACCTGTTTGCCCATAATTGCGTTTGTCAGGTAATTAAATTGCGGTGCTGGTAGGGCTTTAGTAAGCGCATCAGCTAGGTTCTTGTTCAATGGCACATACAGCGTAGAGATCATACGCTTCTCAATAGTATTGCGCATGAAGTGATGGCAAATGTCGATGTGCTTTGAACGACCGTGGAACTGCAACTCAACGGATAACGTTAGGGCGGCAAGGTTGTCTGAAAGTATGAGTGTGGGAGCGTCAGCTGGGTAATATAGTTCCTGGAAGAATTGACGGAACCAAATTGCCTGAGTACATGCGTGTGATAATGCCATGTACTCTGCTTCCATGGTCGATAATGCGACCGTTGGTTGCTTCTTAGCAGACCAAGAAACGGCGGCTCTGCCCAATAAGTATACATTGCCGGAAATAGACTTACAGTCAAGTAAGTTACTTCCCCAATTGGCATCAGAGTAGCCAACTTCTCCAAATCCAACTTTGGCCTCCAATTGCTTATACAATAGCCCAAGGAATGATGTTCCTTTAAGGTAACGTATAACTTGTTTGATTGCCGTCACATGAGCGGGACCATAGCATGTTGTGTATTGAGCTAAATGAGTGACCGCATAAGCAATATTGGGCCGTGTACATAGTGCAGCGTATAGCAGCTTACCAACAAATATGCCGTATGGAAATTTTGGCTTAATTCCATCATATTGTGTAAGTTGCACATTTGGACTCATTGGAGTATTGGCTGGGTATGCATCTTTAAGGCCTGCAATATCGACAATTGAGTCAATATATGCCTTTTGATTTAGTACAAGCATACCTTGTTGTCTATACCGTTTGAAATGTATACCTAAAAAATGACGGATGGGTCCAAGGTTGCGCATCTCAAATTCACAAAGTAATTCAGATACTACAAAGTTGGTGTTGTTGGGGGTTGTAATTATGATTGAGTCATCAACATGGACGGCAACAATTGATACGTAGAGTTTGCCAGATATGTCCATGATCCGGTGGTACACACAGGCGTCTGTTAAGCAAGGTGAATAGCCAAGTGACTTCATTTTGGAATCAAACATACAATTCCACATGCATCCGGCTTGTTTAAGGCTGTATAGTGATTGGCGTAGGCGCAGAATGTTGCTGGATCTGTTGTCAAAGTATGGTATTTGACGCATGTAAAGCTCTTCTTCAACGTTGGCATGTAAGTACGCCAATGTAACGTCAAGCTGTTGGATGTCCCAATCATTTTGATTGGCAAGTGATGTGAGTGTACGGATAGAATCTAAACGTACCACTGGAGCAAATGTTTGGCCATAGTCAATACCCGGCTGTTGGCTGTAACCTTGCACAACTAGTTGCGCCTTGTATTGGATGGGTTGGCCCTCCTTGTTTTGTTTGATTGTGAGTACCCATTGGCATCCCATTGCCTTCCTGCCTGGTGGGAGCGTTGAGGTGTTGTACATTCCCTGTTTCTCCAAGGTTGCAATCTCCTGTTCCATTGCtgccttccatttgtccgCGTCCGGTCCCAATAATGCCTCCTCAGTGGTTGGGTTATTGCTGGTCGCCGGAAGGTTGGCGGCAAAAACCCAGTGCGGGTTGTTGTTTGTGAAGGTCTCCAGGATGGATTCTGCTGGTGGTGGGAAGTGTTCTGAGGTAAGTTTGAGTTCACCAAATTGTCCAGCCAACTCACTGGTTGGGGTGAAGGCCAGGATCTGTGGTTCCTCCTGTGCGGCCAATTCAGAGGCAAGTTTGGTTGGGATAGTTGGGGCGGATATAATAGACAAGGTGTTGGAGACAAGCAAGGGGATGTGGGAACAAAACAAGGTGATGTTGGTGACTGAATTGTGTTGATTTGCGCTTGTTCcaaggatgtatgcgttggaGTAATTGCTTCCTGAGTCATTGCAGTATTTGTTGAGTTCTGTAATGTAGTTAGTGAATGCACCAGGGATGTTTGGGCTAGACAAACCGGTGGGAGCGGCGGCAGTGTCTTTGACAGTGATCTTGACACCTCTGTAGTTGGTGTCCAAGGTGAGCTTGGGCTTGTTGGGGTTTTGGCAACGGGTTTGGACGCCAGAGGACTTGAGGGAGGGGTTTGCATTGATCTTGCAAGCAGATTCAGCAGTATCAAGACAAGTCCCAGAGTGGGGCATAGTAAGCTTAGAACAAGTAGAGCTGGGTTTAGGAACAGCAGCGTGAGTAGTGAGTTTAGGCTCAGTAGATTGGCTTGGTGAGTTTGATGCTTTCTGTTTGttctttcctttgctttttATATCTTTCAGCTCACTAGTATGTTTTGTTTCTGACTTGATTTGTTCACTGACTCAATTTGCTCCCCCTGTTCTAGCATTTTTGTTGCGTTGTTCCGCAGTGCTGTTGGTGCAAGTCATTCTCTCCCCCTCAGCAGGTGGAACAACCAATTCCCCCCAATCCGTGTTGTTGTGTATGTTATTGGCCTGTGTATGGGTTCTTGGGAACAATATATTGCATGAGTGCAATATACAGTTTGCTCCTGTTTTGTAATAACGCCAGCTTTTGCCTTGAATGTCCAATATGCCAGTAAATAGAGCCGTGAACGTCTTTGATTCTAACTTAGAGTGGCTCTCCCCCTGATCCAGTACGTAGCATTTTGTTCCCCATGGTTGCAGTACACTTACATTGGGTCTCTTACCCCAAAACGCTTCAAACGGCGTTTTCCAGAACTTTCCTTGCACTTGCATTGGTACTTGATTTTTCAGGTAACAGGCGTACACAATTGCTTTGTTCCAAAGGAACTTTGGTGCGCCCAATTTGAGTAGCATTGCACGTGCTTTGTCTGCTAATGTGCAATTTAACCTTTCAGCAATACCATTTTGTTGCGCTGAGTATGGGGCCGTGGTTTCTAAAATTGTACCTTTCAGGTTAGTGTGCTTGATCCAATCTTTATTTACAAATTTGCAACTGTTGTCAAAGCGTACTTGCTTTATCTTTTTATCTTTCTGTGTATTTATCATTGCTTTGAATGCTTTATACTTGTTCAGAGTTTCATCCTTATGTTTGAGAAATCCTAAGCAAGTGAATCTAGTTGCAACGTCAGTAAATGATACATAATATCTGTATTGTCCTATAGATGTAGTTTGAGCAGGTCCCCATACATTGGTAACAATTaatttgccaatttcagaCACTTTGGTTTGCAATTCTTTTGGAAATGGTTGGGTGTGTGCTTTTGACTGCATACATATGTTGCATTCAAAGTTGAGTCCAATGTTGTCTTCTATTATCTCCATTCCGTTGATTGCTTTGTTGGATTTTAGTTGTTGGAGTGCTTGCGGGCCAATGTGCCCAAGTACCTTGTGCCATTCAAACCATGTGCGTCCGGTTTGTTTGGTCAGTACTATTTCAGTAAGTTTATTGTTCTCAAGCTTCTGATTGCAATTGTTTATGGGTTTCACGCTGATCTTCCAAAGGTTTCCTTGTTTGTGATTTTTCAACTTTGATCCAATAATGATTGGTCTATTGTTTTTATCTAGTATTTGCAATTCATTCTGATCCATCAGAATTCTAGTGCCTTTATCAGTTACTAATGATAAGCTGATTAGGTTTGCGGGTGAACTTGGCACATGAGCTACATTGGTGAGCCTAATCTTTGTGTATTTGTTCTTCTCTGTATTATTTAAGCACAATAGCTCTACAGTGCCGCGGCCCATTATTGGCTCTTTGCCAGTGACTCCGGCAATGTAGCCGGATGACTTGGTATAATTGGAGAAtgcattccaatcaattgctATGTGAGTAGTAGTGCCGCTATCTGCTATCCAGGTGTTGGGGGTCTTGCCTATCAGGCTTATTTTGTCCTCAAGGGTCAAGAACGCATATTCTTTATGTTCAGAGTTATTAGctatggctatatgcgtgcGGGCATTGCCATTCCTAGCTTTTCCTGGTGTGTTGAATCTTCTGTTTGGTTGACCGCCTTTATTTGAATGGTTGGGCTTGAATGCGCCTCCACCTGGACCTTGGCATTTGGCTGCCCAGTGTCCAATCTTTCCGCAGTTATTGCATTTCAATTTAGACTTATCTGGGCCTTTATTACTCATATTGGTACGTACAAATTTATTGAAGCTTGGTTTATTTGTAGCAAAGAAAGTCTTACCGTCAGGTTGTCGGGTATTTCTTTGGTGTGCTTCGGCCATAATACGTGAGCGTAGGTCACTCACTTGATTGGCTAATTTATTCTTGTCTTCAGTGTCGAATTCGAAGCTTACAGACTGGGTGAACGTGTCCCATGAGTCAGGTAGGCTTGCTACTAACGTGGTTATCCAATCGGCTTCAGTGCACGAGTTTGGTGCAAtgtcattgatttgttggaacCATCCACGCATACGTTGTATgtgttcctcaatgtctttGCTGTCCGACATCCTGTGGCTGAAGAACTTTCTTCGTAAGTCAATTAGGGGCAGTCAGTATGCACATGCCCGCCCCCAAATTGGGACTAGTCCCAATCACCTAATGGGCGTCTACTCGGCTCCTGAGAAGCTTCCGCCGACTCAGGCAATGCGGCCCGTACCGTACCGGCGCCGTTCCCGGCGTTATTGCCGAATATTGCTTGTGTTCGATagatgtattacataagTTACACGATAAGATAATACACAAAGAtcaaagtaaatatacaAAGTCAATCAACCTACGAGTCGCATCGAAGTGGCGTTACAAGGGTGTAGGGTAGCGGCTGAATTACGGAATATAGCTGAGTAGATGAGGAGaccggggggggggggaatcAATGGATACTATGCGATTCCTTTCGATTTTGCCGTTTTTCTGGCGACGGGGGAATGGGGATTGTGCTGGTGTCGTGTTGTGTCGAGGTGGGAGGTTGGGTGTTTGTTTGCGATGAGGTATGGTGGGGGGCCGAGAGGAGGCGGCTGCGAACTCGAGCCGCAAGTCCTTTGAGTACATCGGCATATTGTTCGTATGCGGATCGATGTTGGGAGTTTTCTAGGTCCCGGTGGGTAAACTGATCAAGCGCGGCATGAATAGCAGGTGCTGCTTTCACTTGTCGCTTAATATCATACGTAGTTCGAGCGATAACTTGCTCAGCGACACCCCGAGCGCTGTTCGAAGGTAATCGTGACTGAATAGCTGGGTAAGCGCCGAAATTGAATGAACTAATTGTTCGAACTTACCTCATCATCACTCGACGACAACCCCAAGTCATCCCCAGACGACACATCCTCCTCCCCGTATCCCTCACCTTCCAAATCCAACATATCCTCGTCGTTAAACTCGTCAATATCGTCTAAATCGCCCAAAAGACCTCCTTCTAATGCCTCGTTTACACACCGAGCCGCTTGTTCGAAAGCACCAGCCGCCTCCCCAGGTCCCAAATCGATATGCACGGCCGCGTTTTGGGCGACATTTCGACCACCAGGGCCGTATCGAGTAGCAATTGCTTGCAGCGCTGCAGCTTTATTGGTGGGTATTTCGATATTTGGGGTGTGTACTATCGGGTCGTTGATTTGGTGGTGCCGAAGCCACAATTTTAGGTCACGAACTCGATATATTGCAGCCCGCATGTGTTTACATGCACCGCCACGCTGCTGGAAGTCCAGGCATGTGCATAATGCCACCCCGTCGAATCCGAGCCAAATATCGTACGCAGTTGGGGTTCCCGACAGGTCTATTGACCTTGTAGACCAGCAGGTAAGTCGAATACCCTTCTCGTGTATGGCTGGTTTACTGAGACGGTTCTGCTGGGTCAGTAAATGAGCTTCGTTGTCTCGGCTTGCGTCCAGGCTGAGATAGGCGACTGGAGTCTCGATTGGTCGATGATTGCTGTGGCCGGTCCCAAATAATGCGTCTGCGCCTGGGACCCCTTCCAGcgctttttggagcattttacGCTCCTCCTCCTCGAGTCGTCGCTTCTGGAATATGCTCTGCGCAATTTTCAGCGCCAGCATAAATACGAGTACATCAACTCGTATTCTTCGACCCCCGCGAGACAACCCCTTCAGCATTTTGTGCTTCAGGAGCCCGTTAAATGATTCGAGGTGGTTGTTCGTCATTACAACCTCACGGACTGCAACCCCAATCACCGCCGCTGCTGCGCATCGCCCACCATTTGACCAGCATTCCCACAGTGCCTTGGTTACCCAGCACGACGATAGGTAACCAAGGTGAGCCAATCCTTTTCCAGCGGCACTGGCATAAGCACTACTTTCCGCTAGTCGATTCAGTGCACTGATCTCCTCATTTACTAGGCCCTGTGCGGTATCGAAATCCATCGATTCGATTAGCCGACGCTCGAGTACAACCAGGCGATCAAGGACAACCTTGTGGTCGGGCAATTTGCTTCGTAAGCACTTTTTCCGGTTATTGACCCATCGTTGACGGAGATGGAAACGGCAGAGAAGGAGTTTTATGTCCGGGAAGACATTCACAAGCGCACCCCGCTCCTTGACGTCGGTATCTGTAATGGCCACAGCAGGCTTGAACTCTTGTTGCCAGTACAGTGTCACCGAATCCTTCCACCGTGATAACATCTTGACAAGGATTTGAATGTTGTATCCCCCGTGGGTTGCTTCATTCCCCCCCGGTGCCGAGAATAGCAAGAATGCCAACGGAACTCCATGAAACTGCTCATCTATCCCCATCACAATAAACAAGAGGAGTCTCCGGTCACAGACTCCAAATGTTCCATCAAGGAGGATCTGTCGGAGATGCCCATAACGCCAGGCAGCCTCTTTCATCTCATCGGTTGCAATGCAAACTTCGAGTCGGGTTGACTTGCTTGTTCGGGCAGCATAATGGAATATTGCACGTGCAAGAGTTGGATGATAGGTTTTGGACTTGGGATCAAGCCAGTTGTGGATGTTGAGGTGAGCTTTCTCCTTGATGTTGATCCCATGTGTGCGGTAGTACTGAGTGTATAGGCTTGCGGTATCATAACGTCGGAGGAGGTATTGGTACTTCCCCAGGGACTCTGTTTGCTCCCGGTACTGGTGTGCTTCCACCATGGCGCGATTCTTGTCTTGTATCTCAGTAAGTCTGGCATTAGGTGTTAGCTTGTCCATAGGAATACTGACAAATATGACTCACGCTGCCCCATTCCTAAGTTGCTGTAGTGCTACTTCAAATACACTTGGATGTAGCTCCAGCATAGGTATCCGTTTTAACTTGGCTTGTAGACACTCGGGATGGTGAAATAACATCCCATGAACCCGTGCAATGAGTCCATTTTCCTGTACAGTAATGATCTCAATATGCGCAAGGCATCCAGTAAAGTCATAGGGTACACGGCGTGTTGATGCCTTCCGGGACTGATGATGATACCCACAATAACTATCAAACTGGTGAGCCCCTCCTTTGAAGAATCAAAAAATGAACACACCATTGTAAGAGGATATGCTTAAATCTCTCCTTTGGTCCATTACTCCATTGAGCGCACCACTTGTTGGCTGGTTGGTCAAGAGACTCAGCATCAAGCCTATGTGCTAAGAGTAGCCTATGTGCTTCAGCCTGGTTATTGTGGTCAAAGTGTATATCAGTGATGGATGGGTCATTTGGGTTCTGGTACGTCTTTAAGATTATTGTCCGTTGCCCATCAGAGAGGTTGAGATGGGAGATGGGAACCTGTTGTATGTGCATAAATAGCTGTGATAATATGATAGGTGAAAATTCTGACCTTTGAGCTTAATACTACAGTTGGCTTCCGTGGACTCTTGTGAATATTCTCGGGTGTAAGAATAGGTGCAAAGCGCACTGCCATTGAGCCCAATATGGTATTCAACAACTAATTACAATGGAACAAACACACAATTGATCACGTGGCACTTGGTATCCGTAACAGACCAGGCCGGTACGGTACGGGCCGCATTGCCGGAGTCGGCAGAAGCAACTACAGGAGCCGAGTAGACGCCCATTAGGTGATCGGGACTAGTCCCAATTTGGGGGCGGGCATGTGCATACTGACTGCCCGTCAATTAGTCCAACAGTACCCTTAACTTGAAATGTTGCTGCCAAGAGATTCCAAGCGTCGGCggagtatttacatgattgtATGTGTGTAAGTACGTTCCCTTCGACTCTTAGTCTAATATTTGACAGTGCTTTACGATCGGCTTTGATCCATTCCGTGTATTCGGAATCATCATTGCCTACTTCAAGATTGGGTAAGTCGTTTCCATCATCGTCTTTGCGACCAGTAACCCTGATTTTTATCTTAGGTTCGGGTCTTTCATTTGTGCCGTCTACATAGCTATACAGATCGAGATCGGTAAGTATATCTTCCATCTGTATACGCCATGTGTTGTAATTCTCAGTTCCCCGGAGGGATGGGATTCGGTGCAATCCGCTTGCACCAGTAATGGTTGGTGTTTTCTCAGCCATTTCTTATTGTGTTTGAGTGTACTCGGGTAAGTggtttatatattctatttaCGGTTGGTTATAAGCGTTCAatcggggctcataacctgtagaaagaataagtttgtaaatagaattatatcaatacaaaacgatagtaaagacagtagtgtgaatagagaaagagaggatgaggtactatacggtcgagtgcacccgtatt comes from Rhizoctonia solani chromosome 4, complete sequence and encodes:
- a CDS encoding Reverse transcriptase, with translation MSDSKDIEEHIQRMRGWFQQINDIAPNSCTEADWITTLVASLPDSWDTFTQSVSFEFDTEDKNKLANQVSDLRSRIMAEAHQRNTRQPDGKTFFATNKPSFNKFVRTNMSNKGPDKSKLKCNNCGKIGHWAAKCQGPGGGAFKPNHSNKGGQPNRRFNTPGKARNGNARTHIAIANNSEHKEYAFLTLEDKISLIGKTPNTWIADSGTTTHIAIDWNAFSNYTKSSGYIAGVTGKEPIMGRGTVELFKGKNKQKASNSPSQSTEPKLTTHAAVPKPSSTCSKLTMPHSGTCLDTAESACKINANPSLKSSGVQTRCQNPNKPKLTLDTNYRGVKITVKDTAAAPTGLSSPNIPGAFTNYITELNKYCNDSGSNYSNAYILGTSANQHNSVTNITLFCSHIPLLVSNTLSIISAPTIPTKLASELAAQEEPQILAFTPTSELAGQFGELKLTSEHFPPPAESILETFTNNNPHWVFAANLPATSNNPTTEEALLGPDADKWKAAMEQEIATLEKQGMYNTSTLPPGRKAMGCQWVLTIKQNKEGQPIQYKAQLVVQGYSQQPGIDYGQTFAPVVRLDSIRTLTSLANQNDWDIQQLDVTLAYLHANVEEELYMRQIPYFDNRSSNILRLRQSLYSLKQAGCMWNYACVYHRIMDISGKLYVSIVAVHVDDSIIITTPNNTNFVVSELLCEFEMRNLGPIRHFLGIHFKRYRQQGLKDAYPANTPMSPNVQLTQYDGIKPKFPYGIFVAQYTTCYGPAHVTAIKQVIRYLKGTSFLGLLYKQLEAKVGFGEVGYSDANWGSNLLDCKSISGNVYLLGRAAVSWSAKKQPTVALSTMEAEYMALSHACTQAIWFRQFFQELYYPADAPTLILSDNLAALTLSVELQFHGRSKHIDICHHFMRNTIEKRMISTLYVPLNKNLADALTKALPAPQFNYLTNAIMGKQVFEGPKEEEAD